Proteins encoded in a region of the Agromyces protaetiae genome:
- the glgX gene encoding glycogen debranching protein GlgX: protein MEAWPGTAYPLGATFDGSGTNFAIFSESAERVELCLFGEDGTETRIELQDVDAFVWHAYLPQVQPGQRYGYRVHGPYDPTHGHRHNPNKVLLDPYAKAMAGAFSWDQSLFGYDFGDPDSRNDDDSAAHVMHSVVVNPFFDWAGDRHPNTPYSSTVIYEAHVKGLTELHPDVPEEQRGTYAGLAHPAVIEHLKKLGITAIELMPVHQFVQDSTLLEKGLRNYWGYNTIGFFAPHNEYASNGELGQQVQEFKSMVRAMHEAGIEVILDVVYNHTAEGNHLGPTIAFRGIDNQAYYRLEEDDRRYYTDYTGTGNSLNVRSPHSLQLIMDSLRYWVTEMRVDGFRFDLAATLAREFYDVDRLSSFFELVQQDPVVSQVKLIAEPWDIGPGGYQVGNFPPQWTEWNGKYRDVVRDFWRGEPSTLGEFAARITGSADLYESDGRRPVASINFVTAHDGFTLRDLVSYNEKHNDANGEDNNDGESHNRSWNSGAEGETDDPEVLQLRARQQRNFIATLLLSQGVPMLLHGDELGRTQQGNNNTYAQDTALSWVHWDEADRPLIEFTAAVLQLRHDHPTFRRNRFFDGRPVEAEEGAENEGRPLPDIVWLRPNGSQMRPKDWDAPLGRAVGVYLNGNGIRQRDTRGEPITDVDFLLYYNAEPEPTSFTIPRRMHQTWDVVIDTAGRTADSAPKSAGDTFELEERSMLVLRAHREAEVEPDHSVAASLAGRTAHSESGTGAITTPVQ, encoded by the coding sequence ATGGAAGCCTGGCCCGGCACCGCCTATCCGCTCGGCGCGACCTTCGACGGGAGCGGCACGAACTTCGCGATCTTCAGCGAGTCGGCCGAGCGCGTCGAGCTGTGCCTCTTCGGCGAGGACGGCACCGAGACGCGCATCGAGCTGCAGGACGTCGACGCGTTCGTGTGGCACGCCTACCTGCCGCAGGTGCAGCCGGGACAGCGGTACGGCTACCGGGTGCACGGGCCGTACGATCCCACGCACGGGCACCGGCACAATCCGAACAAGGTCCTGCTCGACCCGTACGCGAAGGCCATGGCGGGAGCGTTCTCGTGGGACCAGTCGCTGTTCGGCTACGACTTCGGCGACCCCGACTCGCGCAACGACGACGACTCCGCCGCGCACGTCATGCACTCGGTCGTGGTGAACCCGTTCTTCGACTGGGCCGGCGACCGGCACCCGAACACGCCCTACTCGTCGACGGTCATCTATGAGGCCCACGTGAAGGGCCTCACCGAGCTGCACCCCGACGTCCCCGAGGAGCAGCGCGGCACCTACGCCGGCCTCGCGCACCCGGCGGTGATCGAGCACCTCAAGAAGCTCGGCATCACCGCGATCGAGCTCATGCCGGTGCACCAGTTCGTGCAGGACTCGACCCTGCTCGAGAAGGGCCTGCGCAACTACTGGGGCTACAACACCATCGGGTTCTTCGCGCCGCACAACGAGTACGCCTCGAACGGCGAGCTCGGCCAGCAGGTGCAGGAGTTCAAGAGCATGGTGCGCGCCATGCACGAGGCGGGCATCGAAGTGATCCTCGACGTCGTCTACAACCACACCGCCGAGGGCAACCACCTCGGCCCCACGATCGCGTTCCGCGGCATCGACAACCAGGCCTACTACCGGCTCGAGGAGGACGACCGGCGGTACTACACGGACTACACGGGCACGGGCAACTCGCTGAACGTCCGCAGCCCGCACTCGCTGCAGTTGATCATGGACAGCCTGCGCTACTGGGTCACCGAGATGCGCGTCGACGGATTCCGCTTCGACCTCGCGGCGACCCTCGCACGCGAGTTCTACGACGTCGACCGGCTGTCGAGCTTCTTCGAGCTCGTGCAGCAGGATCCGGTGGTCTCGCAGGTGAAGCTCATCGCCGAGCCGTGGGACATCGGCCCGGGCGGCTACCAGGTCGGGAACTTCCCGCCGCAGTGGACCGAGTGGAACGGCAAGTACCGCGACGTCGTCCGCGACTTCTGGCGCGGCGAGCCGTCGACCCTCGGCGAGTTCGCGGCGCGCATCACGGGCTCGGCCGACCTCTACGAGAGCGACGGCCGGCGGCCGGTCGCCTCGATCAACTTCGTCACGGCCCACGACGGCTTCACCCTGCGCGACCTCGTGTCGTACAACGAGAAGCACAATGACGCCAACGGCGAGGACAACAACGACGGCGAATCGCACAACCGCTCGTGGAACTCGGGTGCGGAGGGCGAGACCGACGACCCAGAGGTGCTGCAGCTGCGTGCCCGTCAGCAGCGCAACTTCATCGCCACGCTGCTGCTCTCGCAGGGCGTGCCGATGCTGCTGCACGGCGACGAGCTCGGCCGCACCCAGCAGGGCAACAACAACACGTACGCGCAGGACACCGCGTTGAGCTGGGTGCACTGGGACGAGGCCGACCGTCCGCTCATCGAGTTCACCGCCGCGGTGCTGCAGCTGCGACACGACCACCCGACCTTCCGGCGCAACCGGTTCTTCGACGGGCGCCCCGTCGAAGCCGAAGAGGGTGCCGAGAACGAAGGGCGGCCGCTGCCCGACATCGTCTGGCTGCGGCCGAACGGCAGCCAGATGCGGCCGAAGGACTGGGACGCACCGCTCGGCCGGGCGGTCGGCGTCTACCTCAACGGCAATGGCATCCGGCAGCGCGATACGCGCGGCGAGCCCATCACCGACGTGGACTTCCTGCTCTACTACAACGCCGAGCCCGAGCCCACGAGCTTCACGATCCCCCGGCGCATGCACCAGACCTGGGACGTCGTGATCGACACCGCCGGTCGCACGGCGGACAGCGCGCCGAAGAGCGCCGGCGACACGTTCGAGCTCGAAGAGCGGTCGATGCTCGTACTGCGGGCCCACCGTGAGGCCGAGGTCGAACCCGACCACTCGGTCGCCGCCTCGCTCGCCGGCCGCACCGCCCACTCGGAGTCCGGCACGGGCGCGATCACCACCCCGGTGCAGTGA
- the pgm gene encoding phosphoglucomutase (alpha-D-glucose-1,6-bisphosphate-dependent), giving the protein MHERAGTPATQSDLIDVEALVRAYYDLKPDPSVPEQRVAFGTSGHRGTSLSTSFNEHHILAITQAICEYRAAQGITGPLFIGSDTHALSAPAQTTAVDVLVANGVRVLVDEFDDYVPTPALSHAILTWNNDPARRAEGEADGIVITPSHNPPQDGGFKYNPPHGGPADSDATGWIANRANELIADELRGVNQAEPSGVETYDFRSRYVDDLANVIDFEAIRTAGITIGADPLGGASVNYWAAIRDRYDLDLTVVNERVDPTWSFMTLDWDGKIRMDPSSRHAMASVLDHAGEFDILTGNDADADRHGIVTPDGGLMNPNHYLAVAIEYLFGHRDGWRPDAAIGKTLVSSSMIDRVAAGLGRHLWEVPVGFKWFVPGLVDGSVGFGGEESAGASFLRFDGSVWTTDKDGILLCLLASEIRAVTGKSPSELYRDLVARYGDPAYERTDAPASPAQKAALGKLDGEAITATELAGEPITAKLSHAPGNGAAVGGVKVQTEDAWFAARPSGTENVYKIYAESFRGADHLTQVQAEAQRIVSDALG; this is encoded by the coding sequence ATGCACGAGCGAGCGGGAACCCCGGCGACCCAGTCCGACCTCATCGACGTGGAGGCGCTCGTGCGGGCGTACTACGACCTGAAGCCCGACCCTTCGGTCCCCGAGCAGCGCGTGGCGTTCGGCACCTCCGGCCATCGCGGCACGTCGCTCTCGACGAGCTTCAACGAGCACCACATCCTCGCGATCACGCAGGCGATCTGCGAGTACCGCGCCGCGCAGGGCATCACGGGCCCGCTGTTCATCGGCTCCGACACGCACGCGCTCTCGGCGCCCGCGCAGACCACGGCGGTCGACGTGCTCGTCGCGAACGGCGTGCGCGTGCTCGTCGACGAGTTCGACGACTACGTGCCGACGCCGGCGCTGTCGCACGCGATCCTGACCTGGAACAACGACCCCGCGCGCCGCGCGGAGGGCGAGGCCGACGGCATCGTCATCACACCGAGCCACAATCCGCCGCAGGACGGCGGGTTCAAGTACAACCCGCCGCACGGCGGACCGGCCGACTCCGACGCGACCGGCTGGATCGCGAACCGCGCGAACGAGCTCATCGCCGATGAGCTCCGCGGCGTGAACCAGGCCGAGCCGAGCGGCGTGGAGACCTACGACTTCCGCAGCCGGTACGTCGACGACCTCGCGAACGTCATCGACTTCGAGGCCATCCGCACGGCGGGCATCACGATCGGGGCGGACCCGCTGGGCGGGGCCTCGGTGAACTACTGGGCGGCGATCCGCGACCGGTACGACCTCGACCTCACGGTCGTGAACGAGCGCGTCGATCCGACGTGGTCGTTCATGACGCTCGACTGGGACGGCAAGATCCGCATGGATCCGTCGAGTCGGCACGCGATGGCGTCGGTGCTCGACCACGCGGGCGAGTTCGACATCCTCACGGGCAACGACGCCGACGCCGACCGGCACGGCATCGTCACGCCCGATGGCGGGCTGATGAACCCCAACCACTACCTCGCCGTCGCGATCGAGTACCTGTTCGGGCACCGCGACGGCTGGCGCCCGGATGCCGCGATCGGCAAGACGCTCGTGTCGAGCTCGATGATCGACCGGGTTGCGGCCGGGCTCGGCCGCCACCTCTGGGAGGTGCCGGTCGGGTTCAAGTGGTTCGTGCCCGGACTGGTCGACGGGTCGGTCGGCTTCGGCGGCGAAGAGAGCGCCGGCGCGTCGTTCCTGCGCTTCGACGGCAGCGTCTGGACGACCGACAAAGACGGCATCCTGCTGTGCCTGCTCGCCTCCGAGATCCGCGCGGTCACGGGGAAGTCGCCCTCAGAGCTCTACCGGGACCTGGTCGCGCGCTACGGCGACCCGGCATACGAGCGCACGGATGCTCCGGCGAGCCCCGCGCAGAAGGCCGCGCTCGGCAAGCTCGACGGCGAGGCGATCACCGCCACCGAGCTCGCGGGCGAGCCGATCACCGCGAAGCTCTCGCACGCGCCCGGCAACGGCGCCGCCGTGGGCGGAGTGAAGGTGCAGACCGAGGATGCCTGGTTCGCCGCGCGTCCCAGCGGCACCGAGAACGTCTACAAGATCTACGCCGAGTCGTTCCGGGGCGCCGACCACCTCACCCAGGTGCAGGCCGAGGCGCAACGGATCGTCAGCGACGCCCTCGGCTGA
- a CDS encoding DUF445 domain-containing protein, which yields MTTLDTTPQSAAAWTPDAERLAALRRMKRLATGLLVLAAIVFAVAFALQDRYPWLGYVRAAAEGAMVGAIADWFAVTALFRHPLGLRIPHTAIIPTRKDEIGRTLGAFVELEFLSDDVVLGKLRSMGVARRLGEWLREPANAGRLTDEAAVAARAALTLLGDEDVEDVIERLARRHLFAPDWGPTIGRLGSELVAAGQHRHAVDAFVEQAEAWLEANPDALGRMVSARLPRWLPGIVDRFVDDRTHREALGFIRAVRDDPEHPLRLAVDAYLRELTDRLQHDQAMIARVEALKVDLLESPRVREFAAEAWASLKSTLDEALDDPASALREGLRQAVLEFGTRLADDPVLQSKADAWMTDAAAYLVRTYRHDIAGVISETVERWDPREATDKIEVQVGRDLQFIRINGTVVGALAGLAIFSIATGLHALLG from the coding sequence ATGACCACGCTCGACACGACACCGCAGTCCGCCGCCGCGTGGACCCCGGATGCGGAACGCCTCGCCGCGCTCCGCCGGATGAAGCGGCTCGCCACCGGCCTGTTGGTGCTGGCCGCGATCGTGTTCGCGGTGGCGTTCGCCCTCCAGGACCGCTACCCGTGGCTCGGCTACGTGCGTGCCGCCGCCGAGGGGGCGATGGTCGGCGCGATCGCGGACTGGTTCGCGGTCACCGCATTGTTCCGGCACCCGCTCGGCCTGCGGATCCCGCACACCGCGATCATCCCGACCCGGAAGGACGAGATCGGGCGCACGCTCGGCGCGTTCGTCGAGCTCGAGTTCCTCTCCGACGATGTGGTCCTCGGCAAGCTCCGCTCGATGGGCGTGGCGCGCCGGCTCGGTGAGTGGCTCCGCGAACCGGCGAACGCCGGCCGGCTCACCGACGAGGCCGCGGTCGCCGCGCGCGCCGCACTGACGCTGCTCGGCGACGAGGACGTCGAAGACGTCATCGAGCGCCTCGCGCGCCGCCACCTCTTCGCGCCCGACTGGGGCCCGACGATCGGCCGCCTCGGCTCGGAGCTCGTCGCCGCCGGCCAGCACCGGCACGCCGTCGACGCGTTCGTGGAGCAGGCGGAGGCCTGGCTCGAGGCGAACCCCGACGCGCTCGGGCGGATGGTCTCCGCCCGGCTCCCCCGCTGGCTCCCCGGCATCGTCGACCGGTTCGTCGACGACCGCACCCACCGCGAGGCGCTCGGCTTCATCCGGGCGGTCCGCGACGACCCGGAGCATCCGTTGCGGCTCGCCGTTGACGCCTACCTGCGCGAGCTGACCGACCGGCTGCAGCACGATCAGGCCATGATCGCGCGGGTCGAGGCGCTCAAGGTCGACCTCCTCGAGAGCCCGCGCGTGCGCGAGTTCGCGGCCGAGGCGTGGGCGTCGCTCAAGTCGACGCTCGACGAAGCGCTCGACGACCCGGCGAGTGCGCTCCGCGAAGGGCTCCGGCAGGCGGTGCTCGAGTTCGGCACGCGCCTCGCGGACGATCCGGTGCTCCAGTCCAAGGCCGACGCCTGGATGACGGATGCCGCGGCCTACCTCGTGCGCACGTACCGGCACGACATCGCGGGCGTCATTAGCGAGACCGTGGAACGCTGGGACCCGCGCGAGGCGACCGACAAGATCGAGGTGCAGGTCGGGCGCGACCTGCAGTTCATCAGGATCAACGGCACGGTCGTCGGAGCCCTCGCGGGGCTCGCCATCTTCTCGATCGCGACCGGCCTGCACGCGCTGCTCGGCTGA
- the pheA gene encoding prephenate dehydratase, with amino-acid sequence MTDAVPRPSETYSYLGPAGTFTEAALKQVPEAAGKPWRSVNNVGEALADVTSGRSVAAMIAIENSIEGGVSAAQDALATVPGLRIIGEVLVPVNFVLVARPGTTLADVRVVNAHPVAYAQSRGWLERNLPDHGHIPAASNVQAATSLFDPDSNADAAVAPPGIVDQLDVGVLAMDIGDNPNAVTRFVLVSRSRRIPPPTGADKTSLIVELPDDEPGSLLAMLEQFSTRGVNMSLLESRPIGDALGRYRFVIDLDGHVEDERVADALLGLRRFSPRVIFLGSYPSADRREVEYHSKYDDEIFIEARDWLRGILTGEPTGEHDG; translated from the coding sequence ATGACGGATGCCGTGCCACGCCCCTCGGAGACGTACTCGTATCTCGGGCCAGCCGGCACGTTCACGGAGGCCGCGCTCAAGCAGGTCCCCGAGGCGGCAGGCAAGCCGTGGCGGTCGGTGAACAACGTCGGCGAGGCGCTCGCCGACGTCACGAGCGGCCGCAGCGTGGCCGCGATGATCGCGATCGAGAACTCCATCGAGGGCGGCGTCTCGGCGGCGCAGGATGCGCTCGCGACCGTGCCCGGGCTCCGCATCATCGGCGAGGTGCTCGTGCCGGTGAACTTCGTGCTCGTCGCGCGTCCCGGCACGACGCTCGCCGATGTCCGGGTGGTCAATGCGCATCCGGTCGCGTACGCGCAGTCCCGCGGCTGGCTCGAGCGCAACCTGCCCGACCACGGCCACATCCCGGCGGCGAGCAACGTGCAGGCGGCCACCTCGCTCTTCGACCCGGACAGCAACGCCGACGCCGCGGTCGCGCCGCCCGGCATCGTCGACCAGCTCGACGTCGGTGTGCTCGCGATGGACATCGGCGACAACCCGAACGCGGTGACGCGCTTCGTGCTCGTCAGCCGCTCGCGCCGCATTCCGCCGCCCACCGGCGCCGACAAGACCAGCCTCATCGTCGAACTGCCCGACGACGAGCCGGGTTCGCTGCTCGCCATGCTCGAGCAGTTCTCCACCCGCGGCGTGAACATGTCGCTGCTGGAATCCAGGCCGATCGGCGACGCGCTCGGGCGGTACCGCTTCGTCATCGACCTCGACGGGCACGTCGAGGACGAGCGCGTAGCCGACGCACTGCTCGGCCTCCGCCGGTTCAGCCCGCGCGTCATATTCCTCGGCTCGTACCCGAGCGCCGACCGCCGCGAGGTCGAGTACCACTCGAAGTACGACGATGAGATCTTCATCGAGGCGCGGGACTGGCTGCGCGGCATCCTGACCGGCGAGCCGACGGGCGAACACGACGGCTGA
- a CDS encoding diacylglycerol/lipid kinase family protein: MGDQEREVTDATTAEAAVTDQPRAAIIANPSKEGIDELRAAVSQAEERQHYGPSLWLETTVDDPGTGQAREAVEAGVDLVVAAGGDGTIRSVAAGLKGTGVPMGLVPLGTGNLFARNLDIPVNDQDDAITLAFAGVDREVDVLVADIRRPDGSQESHTSLVMAGIGIDATMIANTNPDLKKRVGWLAYVDAGIRSLPASIPFRATWRVDSGRLHRPKASSLLVANLGYLPGNIELIPDAELDDGQLDVIVLQPRNALGWLFVWRKIMVDNRVLRKSAMGRQIIDLTGGNRRREVVYGRGRHVAIRIEGEPQELEIDGDEFGSLVAADFHIEPHALIVRAPL; encoded by the coding sequence GTGGGCGACCAGGAGCGTGAAGTGACGGATGCCACGACCGCCGAGGCGGCCGTGACGGATCAGCCGCGCGCGGCGATCATCGCGAACCCCAGCAAGGAGGGCATCGACGAGCTCCGCGCCGCGGTCTCGCAGGCCGAGGAACGTCAGCACTATGGGCCGAGCCTGTGGCTCGAGACCACGGTCGACGACCCGGGCACCGGCCAGGCGCGAGAAGCCGTCGAGGCGGGCGTCGACCTCGTGGTCGCAGCTGGCGGCGATGGCACGATCCGGTCGGTCGCCGCCGGCCTGAAGGGCACGGGCGTGCCGATGGGCCTCGTCCCGCTCGGCACCGGCAACCTGTTCGCGCGCAACCTCGACATCCCGGTGAATGATCAGGACGACGCGATCACGCTCGCGTTCGCGGGCGTGGATCGTGAGGTCGACGTGCTCGTGGCCGACATCCGTCGCCCCGACGGCAGCCAGGAATCGCATACCTCGCTCGTCATGGCGGGCATCGGCATCGATGCCACGATGATCGCGAACACCAACCCCGACCTGAAGAAGCGGGTCGGCTGGCTCGCGTATGTCGACGCGGGCATCCGCTCGCTCCCGGCCTCGATCCCGTTCCGGGCGACCTGGCGCGTGGACTCGGGCCGGCTGCACCGGCCCAAGGCCAGCAGCCTGCTGGTCGCGAATCTCGGGTATCTGCCCGGCAACATCGAGCTCATCCCCGACGCCGAACTGGACGACGGTCAGCTCGACGTGATCGTGCTGCAGCCCCGCAACGCGCTCGGCTGGCTGTTCGTGTGGCGCAAGATCATGGTCGACAACCGCGTGCTCCGAAAGTCGGCGATGGGTCGTCAGATCATCGACCTCACCGGTGGCAACCGGCGCCGCGAGGTCGTCTACGGTCGTGGCCGGCATGTCGCGATCCGGATCGAGGGCGAGCCGCAGGAGTTGGAGATCGACGGCGACGAGTTCGGGTCACTCGTCGCGGCGGACTTCCACATCGAGCCGCACGCGCTCATCGTCCGTGCGCCGCTCTGA
- the serS gene encoding serine--tRNA ligase has product MIDPVLLRENPDLVKHSQELRGESTALVDEAVEADASRRAAITEFESLRAEQNAFGKQVATAPKDQKAALVAQAQTLAASVKAANQRANDAETAFTEAVQRLGNIVIDGVPAGGEDDYIVLREVGEIPAFGFEPRDHLEIGERLDAIDMSRGAKVSGARFHYLKGVGARLELALMNLALDRALAQGFTPLITPTLVRPEIMQGTGFLGAHSEEIYYLPDDELYLTGTSEVALAGYHADEILDVSKGPLRYAGWSTCYRREAGSHGKDTRGIIRVHQFNKLEMFSYIDPADAEAEHERMLGWQEGMLQSLGLAYRVIDTAAGDLGSSAARKYDVEAWVPTQQAYRELTSTSNCTTFQARRLDIRHRVEGGKTQPVATLNGTLATTRWIVAILETHQQEDGSVVVPEALRPYLGGLEVLEPVA; this is encoded by the coding sequence GTGATCGACCCCGTGCTGCTCCGCGAGAACCCCGACCTGGTCAAGCATTCACAAGAGCTGCGCGGCGAGTCCACCGCGCTCGTCGACGAGGCGGTCGAGGCGGATGCCTCGCGGCGGGCCGCCATCACCGAGTTCGAGTCGCTCCGGGCCGAGCAGAACGCGTTCGGCAAGCAGGTCGCCACGGCGCCGAAAGACCAGAAGGCCGCGCTCGTCGCGCAGGCGCAGACCCTCGCCGCATCCGTGAAGGCCGCGAACCAGCGCGCGAACGACGCCGAGACCGCGTTCACCGAGGCGGTGCAGCGGCTCGGCAACATCGTCATCGACGGGGTGCCTGCGGGCGGTGAAGACGACTACATCGTGCTGCGCGAGGTCGGCGAGATCCCCGCGTTCGGGTTCGAGCCGCGCGATCACCTCGAGATCGGCGAGCGGCTCGACGCCATCGACATGTCGCGCGGCGCGAAGGTGTCGGGCGCGCGCTTCCACTACCTGAAGGGCGTCGGGGCGCGGCTCGAGCTCGCGCTCATGAACCTCGCGCTCGACCGCGCGCTCGCCCAGGGCTTCACGCCGCTCATCACGCCCACGCTGGTACGGCCCGAGATCATGCAGGGCACCGGATTCCTCGGCGCCCACTCCGAAGAGATCTACTACCTGCCCGACGACGAGCTGTACCTGACGGGCACGAGCGAGGTCGCGCTCGCCGGCTACCATGCCGACGAGATCCTCGACGTATCGAAGGGGCCGCTGCGCTACGCGGGCTGGTCGACCTGCTACCGCCGCGAGGCGGGCAGCCACGGCAAGGACACGCGCGGCATCATCCGCGTGCACCAGTTCAACAAGCTCGAGATGTTCAGCTACATCGACCCGGCCGACGCCGAGGCCGAGCACGAGCGCATGCTCGGCTGGCAGGAGGGCATGCTGCAGTCCCTCGGGCTCGCCTACCGCGTGATCGACACCGCCGCGGGCGACCTCGGGTCGAGCGCGGCCCGCAAGTACGACGTCGAGGCGTGGGTGCCGACCCAGCAGGCGTACCGGGAGCTCACGTCGACGTCGAACTGCACGACGTTCCAGGCGCGCCGGCTCGACATCCGGCACCGCGTCGAGGGCGGCAAGACGCAGCCCGTCGCGACGCTGAACGGCACGCTCGCGACGACGCGCTGGATCGTCGCGATCCTCGAGACGCACCAGCAGGAGGACGGATCGGTCGTGGTGCCCGAGGCGCTCCGCCCCTACCTCGGCGGCCTCGAGGTGCTCGAGCCGGTCGCATGA
- a CDS encoding HAD family hydrolase — translation MSEFPAGRIAPDERARVPRADPWLVALDVDGTVMHEDETIDAAVVDAVASARDRGHLVTLATGRSWATTAPVLAHLGLDPEYVVCANGAITMGRDDTEPSGYARVHVETFDPTPVLERIRGFLPAGKFMVELPDGFRLYTEGMSDWNLANAREVVFEELLDQRATRVVVTSLEHEVEEFLALVDRMGLHHVSYAIGWTAWMDIAPDGVNKATALERVRGWLDVPIDRVIAVGDGRNDIEMFTWAGAGGRAVAMGQAPDEVKAAATEVTGSIAEAGLAEVLRTLP, via the coding sequence ATGAGCGAGTTCCCCGCCGGTCGAATCGCGCCCGACGAGCGCGCGCGTGTGCCGAGAGCCGACCCGTGGCTCGTCGCGCTCGACGTCGACGGCACCGTCATGCACGAGGACGAGACCATCGATGCGGCCGTGGTCGACGCCGTGGCATCCGCGCGCGATCGCGGCCACCTCGTGACGCTCGCCACCGGGCGGTCGTGGGCGACGACCGCGCCCGTGCTCGCGCATCTCGGGCTCGATCCCGAGTACGTGGTGTGCGCGAACGGCGCGATCACCATGGGCCGCGACGACACCGAGCCGAGCGGCTACGCGCGTGTGCACGTCGAGACGTTCGACCCGACCCCGGTCCTCGAACGCATCCGCGGGTTCCTCCCGGCCGGCAAGTTCATGGTCGAGCTGCCCGACGGGTTCCGCTTGTACACCGAGGGCATGAGCGACTGGAACCTCGCGAATGCGCGCGAGGTGGTCTTCGAAGAACTGCTCGACCAACGCGCCACGCGTGTGGTGGTCACGAGCCTCGAACACGAGGTCGAGGAGTTCCTCGCGCTCGTCGACCGCATGGGCCTGCATCACGTGAGCTACGCCATCGGCTGGACCGCATGGATGGACATCGCGCCCGACGGCGTGAACAAGGCGACCGCGCTGGAGCGCGTGCGCGGCTGGCTCGACGTGCCGATCGACCGGGTGATCGCGGTGGGCGACGGGCGGAACGACATCGAGATGTTCACCTGGGCCGGGGCGGGCGGCCGCGCCGTGGCGATGGGGCAGGCGCCCGACGAGGTGAAGGCGGCGGCGACCGAGGTGACCGGGAGCATCGCCGAGGCCGGGCTCGCGGAGGTGCTGCGCACGCTGCCGTGA